One window from the genome of Deinococcus apachensis DSM 19763 encodes:
- a CDS encoding SRPBCC family protein produces the protein MTQAQAAQSQGGEPQVSPQNSSPVERLIFGGLGLGMILLSLRQKNESGLILGTGGALLLSGAAMGRSVGAALTQVQRTPDDTIAVQRGVTIGKSADELYTFWRNFENLPRFMDHLESVKVQDGDGKRSHWVAKAPVGTSVEWDAEITEDEPGRLIAWRSLEGSTVPNEGRVEFRPAPGDRGTEIHVSLTYRPPGGTLGASVARLLGEDPAVQIGEDLRRLKRLLEVGEVPTTEGQSSARKGIMKAEAKMYDNRRTS, from the coding sequence ATGACGCAGGCACAGGCAGCTCAGTCACAGGGCGGTGAACCGCAGGTCAGCCCGCAGAACTCCAGCCCGGTGGAACGGCTGATCTTCGGCGGGCTCGGGCTGGGGATGATCCTGCTCAGCCTGCGGCAGAAGAATGAATCGGGCCTCATCCTTGGCACGGGCGGCGCCCTGCTCCTCTCGGGGGCGGCGATGGGCCGCAGCGTGGGCGCGGCCCTCACGCAAGTTCAGCGCACGCCCGACGACACCATCGCCGTGCAGCGTGGGGTCACCATCGGGAAGTCCGCCGACGAGCTGTACACCTTCTGGCGCAACTTCGAGAACTTGCCGCGCTTCATGGATCATCTGGAATCGGTGAAAGTGCAGGACGGGGATGGCAAGCGTTCGCACTGGGTCGCCAAGGCCCCGGTGGGCACGAGTGTGGAGTGGGACGCGGAGATCACCGAGGACGAGCCCGGGCGGCTCATCGCCTGGCGCTCGCTGGAGGGCTCAACCGTGCCCAACGAGGGCCGAGTGGAGTTCCGGCCCGCCCCGGGCGACCGGGGCACCGAGATCCACGTCTCGCTGACCTACCGCCCGCCCGGGGGCACGCTGGGCGCGTCCGTCGCCCGCCTGCTCGGAGAGGACCCCGCGGTGCAGATCGGCGAGGACCTGCGGCGGCTCAAGCGGCTGCTGGAGGTGGGCGAGGTGCCCACGACGGAAGGCCAGTCCAGCGCCCGCAAGGGGATCATGAAGGCGGAGGCGAAGATGTACGACAACCGGAGGACCTCGTGA
- a CDS encoding sugar ABC transporter ATP-binding protein — MTLAPAFSFQGVSKSFGPVEVLHDVTFSTAPGEIHALLGENGAGKSTLMKILGGYHPPTRGEVRLNGEPIHFAGSRDAEALGIVLIHQEFNLAEDLTVAQNIYLGHETGGFLLDDAAMVRGAREALGRLGVRLDPRTRVRDLTVPQKQLVEIARALSRQARVLIMDEPTAALTPHETETLFGLMRRLRGEGVTIVYISHKLDEVKAISDRVTVLRDGRYVTTASTSDLSQAQMANLMVGRELEAMFPPKGQAGAEELLSVEGLDVPGWAQGVSFTIHRGEVLGFAGLVGAGRTESFEGLLGLRPHRVASVRVKGKPVRIRNPGDATRAGVVYLSEDRKGKGLHVDFHLRPNLTLMTLDHYARPLLDIRAEREALRRAAGEYHIRAGRLDVPASSLSGGNQQKLALAKILEVSPDVIILDEPTRGVDVGAKREIYLLIGRLAAEGKGVVVISSELPELLGVCQRLLVMREGRVVGDLNTEGLSEQEVIQYATGLKVDRVGRTAHVHA, encoded by the coding sequence ATGACGCTGGCCCCCGCCTTCTCCTTCCAGGGCGTCTCCAAATCCTTCGGGCCGGTCGAGGTGCTGCACGACGTGACCTTCTCCACCGCACCCGGCGAGATTCACGCCCTGCTGGGCGAGAACGGCGCGGGCAAGAGTACCCTGATGAAGATTCTGGGCGGTTACCACCCGCCGACCCGGGGCGAGGTGCGGCTGAACGGCGAGCCCATTCACTTTGCGGGCAGCCGGGACGCTGAGGCGCTCGGCATCGTCCTGATCCACCAGGAGTTCAACCTCGCCGAGGACCTGACGGTCGCGCAGAACATCTACCTGGGGCACGAGACGGGCGGCTTCCTGCTGGACGATGCGGCGATGGTCCGGGGGGCTCGGGAGGCGCTGGGGAGACTGGGCGTGAGGCTCGACCCCCGCACCCGCGTGCGTGACCTCACCGTGCCGCAAAAGCAGCTCGTGGAGATCGCCCGCGCGCTGTCCCGCCAGGCCCGCGTCCTCATCATGGACGAGCCGACTGCCGCCCTCACGCCGCACGAGACGGAGACGCTGTTCGGCCTGATGCGGAGGTTGCGGGGGGAAGGCGTCACCATCGTCTACATCAGCCACAAGCTCGACGAGGTGAAGGCGATCTCCGACCGGGTGACGGTGCTGCGCGACGGCCGGTATGTGACAACAGCCTCAACGAGCGACCTGAGTCAGGCGCAGATGGCGAACCTGATGGTGGGGCGGGAACTGGAGGCGATGTTCCCGCCTAAAGGGCAGGCCGGGGCGGAGGAACTGCTCTCCGTGGAGGGGTTGGACGTGCCGGGCTGGGCGCAGGGCGTGAGCTTCACCATCCACCGGGGCGAGGTGCTGGGCTTCGCGGGACTGGTCGGGGCGGGGCGCACCGAGAGCTTCGAGGGGCTGCTGGGCCTGCGCCCGCACCGGGTGGCGAGCGTGCGGGTGAAGGGCAAACCCGTCCGCATCCGAAACCCCGGCGACGCCACCCGCGCGGGGGTCGTCTATCTCAGCGAGGACCGCAAGGGCAAGGGCCTCCACGTGGACTTCCACCTGCGCCCCAACCTGACGCTGATGACGCTGGACCACTACGCCCGGCCCCTGCTCGACATCCGGGCCGAGCGGGAGGCGCTACGCCGCGCCGCCGGGGAGTACCACATCCGCGCGGGGCGGCTCGACGTGCCCGCCAGCTCGCTCTCGGGCGGCAACCAGCAAAAACTCGCCCTCGCCAAGATTCTGGAGGTCAGCCCCGACGTGATCATCCTCGACGAACCGACGCGCGGCGTGGACGTGGGCGCCAAGCGCGAAATCTACCTGCTGATCGGTCGCCTGGCCGCAGAGGGCAAGGGCGTGGTCGTCATCAGCTCCGAACTCCCCGAACTCCTGGGCGTGTGCCAGCGCCTCCTGGTCATGCGCGAGGGCCGGGTGGTGGGCGACCTGAACACCGAGGGGCTGAGCGAGCAGGAGGTCATCCAGTACGCCACCGGTCTGAAGGTGGACAGGGTGGGGAGGACCGCGCATGTCCATGCCTGA
- a CDS encoding ABC transporter permease yields MPDSPVSEAATTRVTPRSVLTRLGALGPLLGLLALAIVATLLNPDFLTVSNLSNVLTRAAFTGIIAVGMTFVIISGGIDLSVGSLAALIAGSMILIMNTLKTSLGAGVGTIALGMLAALAIGALAGLFHGTTITRGRIEPFIVTLGTLGIYRAVLTYLAQGGAISLDLDIGDRYSPVYYGRLLGIPIPILVFAAVALLGGLILNRTRYGRYVQAIGSNEQVARYAAINVTGVKIATYVLLGVCVGLATILYVPQLGSATPSTGLLWELDAIAAVIIGGTALRGGSGRIWGTVVGAVLLVTIGNVLNLTNIISVYLNAAVTGLVIILVAFFQRGRR; encoded by the coding sequence ATGCCTGATTCCCCCGTCTCCGAGGCGGCGACGACCCGCGTCACGCCCCGCTCGGTGCTGACCCGCCTCGGGGCGCTGGGTCCCCTGCTCGGCCTGCTCGCCCTCGCTATCGTGGCGACCCTCCTCAACCCCGACTTCCTGACCGTCTCCAACCTCTCCAACGTGTTGACCCGCGCCGCCTTCACGGGCATCATCGCGGTGGGGATGACCTTCGTGATCATCTCGGGCGGCATCGACCTGTCGGTGGGCTCGCTCGCGGCGCTGATCGCGGGCTCGATGATCCTCATCATGAACACGCTCAAGACCTCGCTGGGGGCGGGGGTGGGCACCATAGCGCTGGGGATGCTCGCCGCGCTCGCCATCGGGGCTTTGGCGGGCCTCTTTCACGGCACCACGATCACGCGGGGGCGCATCGAGCCCTTCATCGTGACGCTGGGGACGCTGGGCATCTACCGGGCGGTGCTGACGTACCTGGCGCAGGGCGGGGCGATCTCGCTCGACCTGGACATCGGGGACCGCTACAGCCCGGTGTATTACGGCAGGCTGCTCGGCATCCCCATCCCCATCCTGGTCTTCGCTGCGGTGGCGCTCCTCGGCGGGCTGATCCTCAACCGCACCCGCTACGGGCGCTACGTGCAGGCCATCGGCAGCAACGAGCAGGTGGCGCGGTACGCGGCGATCAACGTCACGGGGGTCAAGATCGCCACCTACGTGCTGCTGGGGGTGTGCGTGGGCCTCGCCACCATCCTTTACGTGCCGCAGCTCGGGAGCGCCACGCCCTCGACGGGGCTGCTGTGGGAACTCGACGCCATAGCCGCCGTCATCATCGGCGGCACGGCCCTGCGGGGCGGCTCGGGCCGCATCTGGGGCACAGTGGTCGGCGCGGTGCTGCTCGTGACCATCGGGAACGTCCTGAACCTCACCAATATCATCTCCGTGTATCTCAACGCCGCCGTCACCGGCCTCGTCATCATCCTGGTCGCGTTCTTCCAGCGTGGCCGCAGGTGA
- a CDS encoding ABC transporter substrate-binding protein yields the protein MQAIKRFTLLSALLAGTALSQGTTKQVIGVSIPSADHGWTAGIVYHANQAKAALEKKYPNVQIIVKTAKDSSEQANQIQDLATVNKINALVILPQESAPLTRPVANVKAKGVFVTVVDRGLTDPKAQDAYVAGDNTAFGRVAGNYFVQRLGTAGGNVVVLRGIPTVIDNQRVAAFNAAVAKNPKIKVLDAKYGNWNRDDAFKVMQDYLTRFPKIDAVWASDDDMAVGVLRAIQQARRTDIKFVVGGAGMKEMIKKVMDGDAMMPVNVTYPPSMIADAMRLTVESRVTGKPMKATTIIPSVLVTKANAQQFYFPNSPF from the coding sequence ATGCAGGCGATCAAACGCTTCACCCTTCTTTCCGCGTTGCTGGCCGGTACCGCCCTCTCCCAGGGCACGACCAAGCAGGTCATCGGCGTCTCGATTCCCTCCGCCGACCACGGCTGGACAGCAGGCATCGTGTATCACGCCAACCAGGCCAAGGCGGCGCTGGAGAAGAAGTACCCGAACGTCCAGATCATCGTGAAGACGGCCAAGGACAGCAGCGAGCAGGCCAACCAGATTCAGGACCTCGCGACGGTGAACAAGATTAATGCCCTCGTGATCCTGCCGCAGGAGAGCGCTCCCCTGACCCGCCCGGTGGCGAACGTGAAGGCCAAGGGCGTGTTCGTGACCGTGGTGGACCGCGGCCTGACCGACCCCAAGGCGCAGGACGCCTATGTGGCGGGCGACAACACCGCGTTCGGGCGGGTGGCCGGGAACTACTTTGTGCAGCGGCTGGGTACGGCGGGCGGCAACGTGGTCGTGCTGCGCGGTATTCCCACCGTGATCGACAACCAGCGGGTGGCCGCCTTCAACGCGGCGGTGGCGAAAAACCCGAAGATCAAGGTTCTCGACGCCAAGTACGGCAACTGGAACCGCGACGACGCCTTCAAGGTGATGCAGGACTACCTCACCCGCTTTCCCAAGATCGACGCCGTGTGGGCCAGCGACGACGACATGGCGGTCGGCGTGCTGCGCGCGATCCAGCAGGCTCGGCGCACCGACATCAAGTTCGTCGTGGGCGGCGCCGGAATGAAGGAGATGATCAAGAAGGTGATGGACGGCGACGCGATGATGCCCGTGAACGTCACCTACCCGCCCTCCATGATCGCGGACGCGATGCGGCTGACGGTGGAAAGCCGCGTGACGGGCAAGCCGATGAAGGCGACGACGATCATCCCCTCGGTGCTCGTGACCAAGGCGAACGCTCAGCAGTTCTATTTCCCCAACTCGCCGTTCTAA
- a CDS encoding sugar phosphate isomerase/epimerase family protein → MSRPVTLFTGQWADLPLAELAPLAQRMGYDGLELACWGDHFDVQAALRDDSYVEQKLAFLEEHGLTCLAISNHLVGQAVCDLIDERHREILPAHVWGDGDPEGVRQRAAQEMMDTARAAQRLGVSVVNGFTGSPIWHSLYAFPPTSQAYWERGFQDFAARWQPILDVFDQVGVNFGLEVHPTEIAFDIASAQRALEAVRHPRFGFNYDPSHLAYQGVDYVKFIRTFADRIFHVHMKDVWWGHGNGDVGVFGGHTTFGDPRRYWDFRSVGRGDVNFEEIIVALNDIGYSGPLSVEWEDARMDRVHGATESAAFLRRLDFPTSNVAFDAAFAKAEQEA, encoded by the coding sequence ATGTCCAGACCCGTTACCCTCTTCACCGGCCAGTGGGCCGACCTGCCCCTCGCCGAACTCGCCCCCCTCGCCCAGCGGATGGGCTACGACGGCCTCGAACTCGCGTGCTGGGGCGACCATTTCGACGTTCAGGCAGCCCTGCGCGACGACAGCTACGTGGAGCAAAAGCTCGCCTTTCTGGAGGAGCACGGCCTGACCTGCCTCGCCATCAGCAACCACCTCGTCGGGCAGGCGGTGTGCGACCTCATCGACGAGCGGCACCGCGAGATCCTGCCTGCCCACGTGTGGGGCGACGGCGATCCGGAGGGCGTGCGGCAACGTGCGGCGCAGGAGATGATGGATACCGCCCGCGCCGCGCAGAGGCTGGGGGTGAGCGTGGTGAACGGCTTCACCGGCTCGCCCATCTGGCACTCGCTCTACGCCTTCCCGCCGACCAGTCAGGCGTACTGGGAACGGGGGTTTCAGGACTTCGCGGCCCGCTGGCAGCCCATCCTGGACGTGTTCGACCAGGTGGGCGTCAACTTCGGGCTGGAAGTCCACCCGACGGAGATCGCGTTCGACATCGCCTCGGCACAGCGGGCGCTGGAGGCCGTCAGGCACCCGCGCTTCGGCTTCAACTACGATCCCAGCCACCTCGCGTATCAGGGGGTGGACTACGTGAAGTTCATCCGCACCTTCGCCGACCGCATCTTCCACGTCCACATGAAGGACGTGTGGTGGGGGCACGGGAACGGGGACGTGGGCGTGTTCGGCGGGCACACGACCTTCGGCGACCCCCGGCGTTACTGGGACTTCCGCAGTGTGGGGCGCGGCGACGTGAATTTCGAGGAAATCATCGTGGCGCTGAACGATATCGGGTACTCGGGGCCGCTGAGCGTGGAGTGGGAGGATGCGCGGATGGACCGGGTGCATGGCGCGACGGAGAGCGCGGCGTTCCTGCGGCGGCTGGACTTCCCCACCTCGAACGTGGCCTTTGACGCCGCCTTCGCCAAAGCGGAGCAGGAAGCCTGA
- a CDS encoding Gfo/Idh/MocA family protein — protein sequence MRPLRMGMVGGGQGAFIGAVHRMAARLDGEINLVAGALSSTPEKARASGQALGLADARNYGSWEEMLDGELKLPPGERIDFVSVVTPNHMHYPVAKAFAEAGIHVISDKPLVHTSEQARDLMETVRRSDIVFAVTYNYTGYPMVREARHLVRSGQLGEIRKVIVEYNQGWLATRLEEGGNKQADWRTDPARSGIAGAVGDIGSHAENLAATVTGLELDAICADLTTFVPGRALDDDGNMLLRFTNGARGLLWCSQIEVGAENDLRLRVFGTRGSLSWRQEEPNALEVQTLDGPLQVLRRGNAYLSPAAQAATRLPSGHPEAFIEAFANIYRGAAEAIRARLEDREPDPLVADFPTLEDGARGVHFIEKAVESARSEQKWTAARWRASVPETNRGEVEQAPPP from the coding sequence ATGCGGCCGCTTCGCATGGGCATGGTGGGGGGTGGGCAGGGCGCCTTTATCGGGGCCGTTCACCGCATGGCCGCCCGGCTCGACGGCGAGATCAACCTCGTGGCGGGAGCCCTGTCCAGCACACCGGAAAAGGCACGAGCCTCCGGGCAAGCCCTCGGTCTGGCAGACGCCCGGAATTACGGCAGCTGGGAGGAGATGCTGGACGGCGAGCTGAAGCTGCCACCGGGGGAACGTATCGACTTCGTCTCGGTCGTCACGCCCAACCACATGCACTACCCGGTGGCCAAAGCCTTTGCCGAGGCCGGAATCCACGTCATCTCCGACAAGCCGCTCGTCCACACCTCCGAGCAGGCGCGCGACCTGATGGAGACGGTGCGGCGCTCGGACATCGTCTTTGCCGTCACGTACAACTACACCGGCTACCCGATGGTGCGGGAGGCGCGGCATCTGGTGCGGAGTGGGCAACTCGGCGAGATCCGCAAGGTCATCGTCGAGTACAACCAGGGCTGGCTCGCCACCCGGCTGGAGGAGGGCGGCAACAAGCAGGCGGACTGGCGCACCGACCCGGCCCGCAGCGGCATTGCGGGAGCGGTGGGCGACATCGGCTCTCACGCGGAAAACCTGGCGGCGACCGTGACGGGCCTGGAACTCGACGCCATCTGCGCCGACCTGACCACCTTCGTGCCGGGCCGCGCCCTCGACGACGACGGGAATATGCTGCTGCGCTTCACCAACGGCGCCCGGGGTCTGCTCTGGTGTTCGCAGATCGAGGTCGGGGCGGAGAACGACCTGCGGCTGCGGGTCTTCGGCACGCGCGGCAGCCTGTCCTGGCGTCAGGAGGAGCCGAACGCGCTGGAAGTGCAGACACTGGACGGGCCCCTTCAGGTGCTCCGGCGGGGCAACGCCTACCTGAGTCCCGCCGCCCAGGCCGCCACGCGGCTCCCCAGCGGGCACCCTGAAGCCTTTATCGAGGCCTTCGCCAACATCTATCGAGGGGCCGCCGAGGCCATTCGCGCCCGGCTGGAAGACCGCGAGCCCGATCCCCTCGTCGCCGACTTCCCAACCCTTGAGGACGGGGCACGTGGCGTGCATTTCATCGAGAAGGCTGTGGAGAGTGCGCGCAGCGAGCAGAAATGGACGGCAGCGCGGTGGCGGGCATCGGTGCCGGAGACGAACCGGGGAGAGGTGGAGCAGGCTCCACCTCCTTGA
- a CDS encoding extradiol ring-cleavage dioxygenase, translated as MSPIVFACIAPHGSEILKELCGGNLPLMARTRASLEQLGQWMREAAPDVLVVLTPHGTRAEGQFTVTDSERVRGTVESHGATVTMERPVDRSLARAIAQAAVEDGLPVALLNFATAEGPLSCLPLDWGAIIPLHFMPEVPVVVVNPPRGTDFGPHLRFGAALRRATAAPGKRVGLIASCDWSHTHAEFGPYGYHEAAARLDAQVMDLIGRGDLEALASLDPHFVEDAKPDGLWQALVLAGAVAPEARRTEFLSYEVPTYFGLLCAGLWGGGGETEE; from the coding sequence ATGTCCCCCATCGTCTTCGCCTGCATCGCCCCGCACGGGTCGGAAATCTTGAAGGAACTCTGCGGTGGCAACCTGCCGCTGATGGCCCGCACCCGTGCCAGCCTGGAACAGCTCGGGCAGTGGATGCGCGAGGCCGCGCCCGACGTGCTCGTGGTCCTGACCCCACATGGGACGCGGGCCGAGGGTCAGTTCACGGTGACCGACTCCGAGCGGGTGCGGGGAACGGTCGAGAGCCACGGCGCCACCGTGACGATGGAGCGCCCGGTGGACCGTTCCCTGGCCCGAGCCATCGCCCAAGCTGCAGTCGAGGACGGTCTGCCCGTCGCCCTCCTGAACTTCGCCACGGCCGAGGGTCCGCTCTCGTGCCTGCCGCTCGACTGGGGAGCGATCATCCCGCTGCACTTCATGCCGGAGGTGCCAGTCGTGGTCGTCAACCCGCCACGTGGAACGGATTTCGGGCCGCACCTGCGCTTCGGGGCCGCCCTCAGGCGTGCCACCGCCGCTCCGGGCAAAAGGGTCGGTCTTATCGCCAGTTGCGACTGGTCCCACACCCACGCCGAGTTCGGGCCGTACGGGTATCACGAGGCCGCCGCCCGGCTCGACGCCCAGGTCATGGACCTGATTGGGCGCGGTGACCTGGAGGCCCTTGCTTCCCTCGACCCCCATTTTGTGGAGGACGCCAAGCCGGACGGGCTGTGGCAGGCGCTCGTGCTGGCGGGCGCCGTTGCCCCAGAAGCCCGCCGAACCGAGTTCCTGTCCTACGAGGTTCCGACGTATTTCGGGTTGCTCTGCGCGGGCCTATGGGGTGGGGGAGGAGAAACGGAGGAATAA
- a CDS encoding ThuA domain-containing protein yields MPGTSRVTVWNEYRHEKRNPKVQAIYPDGMHAVIAAALQGAGFPVRTATLDEPEHGLTEEVLAETDVLIWWGHLAHGEVSDEVVERVHRRVLDGMGLIALHSAHFSKIFKRLMGTGCDLKWREGDDHERLWVVAPGHPIAEGLGETIELLGEEMYGEFFDVPPPETLVFLSWFSGGEVFRSGCCYTRGSGKIFYFRPGHETYPTYHHPDIQRVIANAVRWAASTPGAPRAFGNRPPLEPTGELV; encoded by the coding sequence ATGCCAGGAACATCCCGCGTCACCGTCTGGAACGAGTACCGCCACGAGAAGCGCAACCCCAAGGTGCAGGCCATCTACCCCGATGGAATGCACGCGGTTATCGCCGCCGCCCTGCAGGGGGCGGGTTTCCCCGTCCGCACCGCCACCCTCGACGAGCCCGAGCACGGCTTGACGGAGGAGGTGCTGGCGGAGACGGACGTGCTGATCTGGTGGGGCCACCTGGCGCACGGGGAGGTCTCGGACGAGGTGGTCGAGCGCGTGCACCGCCGGGTGCTGGACGGCATGGGCCTGATCGCGCTTCACTCCGCGCACTTCTCCAAGATCTTCAAACGCCTCATGGGCACGGGCTGCGACCTGAAGTGGCGCGAGGGCGACGACCACGAGCGGCTGTGGGTCGTGGCTCCCGGGCACCCCATCGCCGAGGGGCTGGGCGAGACCATCGAGCTCCTCGGCGAGGAGATGTACGGCGAGTTCTTCGACGTGCCGCCCCCCGAGACGCTGGTCTTCCTGAGCTGGTTCAGCGGCGGCGAGGTCTTCCGCTCGGGCTGCTGCTACACGCGCGGCTCCGGGAAGATCTTCTACTTCCGCCCCGGGCACGAGACCTACCCCACCTACCACCACCCGGACATCCAGCGCGTGATCGCCAACGCGGTGCGCTGGGCCGCCTCGACCCCCGGGGCCCCGCGCGCCTTCGGCAACCGCCCACCCCTCGAACCCACCGGGGAACTCGTATGA
- a CDS encoding Gfo/Idh/MocA family protein, translating to MTMKVGVIGGGGVSRFHFAGYAAAGAQVVAVAEANPQTLEQVQAEWRVPRGYASFEDLCADPEVEAVSVCLPNSLHHPATIAAARAGKHVLCEKPISMSLEQAQEMIDTCREAGVILQIGHHLRSNAAAEKARQLIISGELGRVTFVRLRQAHDWGGGPVRESFRTLASSGGGTLLDNGSHMMDLARYFGGPVREVFARTATLGFEVEVEDTSVVSLEFESGALGSVENAWTATGWEEAFWVYGTRGALEYTNRLQTPTLRHVFRSSPGTDWNEQDVAVYQFAGLEPHSRNVVEFLQAIRGERPVICTGEDGMEAVRLILASYQSARERRPILMAEVS from the coding sequence ATGACCATGAAGGTCGGCGTGATCGGCGGGGGCGGCGTCTCGCGCTTTCACTTCGCGGGGTACGCGGCGGCGGGCGCGCAGGTCGTCGCCGTGGCCGAGGCCAACCCGCAGACGCTGGAGCAGGTGCAGGCTGAGTGGCGGGTGCCGCGCGGCTACGCGAGTTTCGAGGACCTGTGCGCCGACCCCGAGGTCGAGGCGGTGTCCGTCTGCCTCCCGAACTCCCTGCACCACCCGGCGACCATCGCGGCGGCGCGGGCGGGGAAGCACGTCCTGTGCGAGAAGCCGATCTCCATGTCGCTGGAGCAGGCGCAGGAGATGATCGACACCTGTAGAGAGGCGGGCGTCATCCTCCAGATCGGTCACCACCTGCGCTCGAACGCGGCGGCGGAGAAGGCGCGGCAGCTCATCATCTCGGGCGAACTCGGCCGGGTGACCTTCGTGCGGCTGCGGCAGGCCCACGACTGGGGCGGCGGCCCGGTGCGCGAGTCGTTCCGCACCCTGGCGAGTTCGGGGGGCGGCACCCTGCTCGACAACGGGAGCCACATGATGGACCTCGCCCGCTACTTCGGCGGCCCGGTCCGCGAGGTCTTCGCCCGCACCGCCACCCTGGGCTTTGAAGTCGAGGTCGAGGACACGAGCGTCGTGTCGCTGGAGTTCGAGTCGGGGGCGCTGGGCAGCGTGGAGAACGCCTGGACCGCGACCGGGTGGGAAGAGGCCTTCTGGGTGTACGGCACGCGGGGGGCACTGGAGTACACCAACCGGCTGCAAACCCCCACCCTGCGCCACGTCTTCCGCTCGTCGCCGGGGACCGACTGGAACGAGCAGGACGTCGCCGTATACCAGTTCGCGGGTCTGGAGCCGCATTCCCGCAACGTGGTGGAGTTTCTCCAGGCCATCCGCGGCGAGCGGCCCGTCATCTGCACGGGCGAGGACGGCATGGAGGCCGTGCGGCTCATCCTCGCCAGCTACCAGAGCGCCCGGGAACGGCGCCCAATCCTGATGGCGGAGGTGAGCTGA
- a CDS encoding alpha/beta hydrolase yields MRRLALPLLLTLFAALPAARAGVVQLQAPDGLTLYAEHVSPARPVGAVLLLHDAGRNLHEFGGVTGRLAREGYASLALDARFGGEYDGYPNRTAAGLGSRILTEADTLRDLDAALAWLRQAHLGVPLFALGSGAGGVLLFPFALRHPDLAGILAFSLYRGDLFETDALAAARQLRVPVFVTSSDDPFEIGAARELARAARGVQYVPPGFGLRGAVTLDPAKTTEAAVSEGYWRAVLRFLRQPGAR; encoded by the coding sequence ATGCGCCGCCTCGCCCTGCCGCTTCTGCTGACCCTGTTCGCCGCCCTGCCCGCGGCCCGTGCGGGGGTCGTTCAACTCCAGGCACCCGACGGCCTCACCCTGTACGCGGAGCACGTCTCCCCGGCCCGCCCCGTGGGCGCAGTGCTGCTCCTGCACGACGCGGGGCGGAATCTGCACGAGTTCGGGGGAGTGACCGGGCGGCTGGCGCGGGAAGGCTACGCCTCGCTGGCCCTCGACGCGCGCTTTGGCGGCGAGTACGACGGGTATCCCAACCGGACGGCCGCGGGGCTGGGCTCCCGCATCCTCACTGAGGCCGATACGCTCAGGGACCTGGATGCGGCCCTCGCCTGGCTGCGGCAGGCGCACCTGGGCGTGCCCCTCTTCGCGCTGGGCAGCGGCGCGGGCGGGGTGCTGCTCTTCCCGTTCGCCCTGCGGCACCCGGACCTCGCCGGAATCCTGGCGTTCAGCCTCTACCGGGGCGACCTCTTCGAGACGGACGCCCTGGCCGCCGCGCGGCAACTCCGGGTGCCCGTGTTCGTCACGAGCAGCGACGACCCCTTCGAGATCGGGGCGGCCCGGGAACTCGCCCGCGCCGCGCGGGGGGTGCAGTACGTCCCACCGGGCTTCGGCCTGCGCGGGGCGGTGACCCTCGACCCGGCCAAGACGACCGAGGCCGCCGTCAGCGAGGGGTACTGGAGGGCGGTGCTGCGCTTCCTGCGGCAGCCGGGGGCCAGGTAA